A genomic segment from Streptomyces sp. NBC_00237 encodes:
- a CDS encoding GNAT family N-acetyltransferase translates to MTVIPSHLTLRPTADVPLEALVRLVRSYEERLTGEARCTADAVQRETGHPGYDAHHNSWCLTGPDGEAVAWAGLTVRGVDSVDCALTVLPGPHAQDAAGALLARLGERVAGLERERGTPLTVTFGGIFEGDEAAVNALERAGFRRESSQYTWDVDLGAEPIPVRLPRNGVVRPLTATDLPALHALHLRHRGGTFKTADYEAFRRRVEAVCAAAQRDAAVALVLEVAGQPTGYVLVRTEDGDAQFLDTSVAPSARGTGVGLALVLSATAALRELGCRRATLALTSADPVEQQGLRGLLAVTRELAVLRFARQPGGPA, encoded by the coding sequence ATGACCGTGATCCCTTCCCACCTCACCCTGCGGCCCACGGCCGACGTCCCCCTGGAGGCACTGGTCCGGCTCGTCCGGTCCTACGAGGAGCGGCTGACCGGCGAAGCCAGGTGCACCGCCGATGCCGTGCAGCGGGAGACCGGCCATCCCGGGTACGACGCACATCACAACAGCTGGTGCCTGACCGGCCCCGACGGCGAAGCCGTCGCCTGGGCCGGCCTGACCGTCCGGGGCGTCGACTCGGTCGACTGCGCCCTGACCGTCCTGCCGGGGCCCCACGCGCAGGACGCCGCCGGCGCCCTGCTCGCCAGGCTGGGGGAGCGGGTCGCCGGACTCGAACGCGAGCGGGGCACCCCGCTCACCGTGACGTTCGGCGGGATCTTCGAAGGCGACGAGGCAGCCGTCAACGCCCTGGAGCGGGCGGGCTTTCGCCGCGAGTCCAGTCAGTACACCTGGGACGTGGACCTGGGCGCCGAGCCGATACCGGTCCGGCTCCCCAGGAACGGCGTCGTGCGTCCGCTCACCGCCACGGACCTGCCCGCACTGCACGCGCTGCATCTGCGCCACCGGGGCGGGACGTTCAAGACGGCGGACTACGAGGCGTTCCGCCGTCGCGTCGAAGCGGTGTGCGCGGCGGCACAGCGGGACGCCGCCGTCGCGCTGGTCCTTGAGGTGGCCGGGCAGCCGACCGGTTATGTCCTCGTACGCACGGAGGACGGCGACGCCCAGTTCCTGGACACCTCCGTCGCGCCGTCCGCCCGGGGTACGGGCGTGGGCCTGGCCCTCGTACTGTCCGCGACGGCCGCGCTCCGCGAGCTCGGCTGCCGGCGCGCGACGCTGGCCCTGACCTCGGCCGACCCGGTGGAGCAGCAGGGTCTGCGCGGTCTGCTCGCGGTGACGCGGGAGCTGGCCGTACTGCGCTTCGCGCGGCAGCCCGGCGGCCCGGCGTGA
- a CDS encoding UDP-glucuronic acid decarboxylase family protein codes for MRAVVTGGAGFVGSHLCERLVALGHDVVCVDNFATGRRENVAHLLDGPRFSLVVQDVSEGLEVPGEVDALFHLASPASPADYLRLPVETLKVGSLGTLNALELARTTGARFLVSSTSEVYGDPEVHPQPEGYWGNVNPIGPRSVYDEAKRFGEAATMAYRRTYGVATTIVRIFNTYGPRMRADDGRAVPAFITQALAGEPLTVTGDGAQTRSLCYVDDLVEGLITALEQGHPGPVNLGNPEEVTMRQLALTVRDACDSESPLSFVPRPEDDPQVRRPDISRATAELGWAPRTELREGLRRTVAWFRPTAADGSTAHRPEPEPQHAHPEPRHARPEPQHPRREMAAAR; via the coding sequence ATGAGAGCAGTTGTCACCGGCGGGGCAGGATTCGTCGGTTCCCATCTGTGCGAACGGCTCGTGGCGCTCGGCCACGACGTGGTCTGCGTGGACAACTTCGCCACCGGCCGACGGGAGAACGTCGCCCACCTGCTCGACGGTCCCCGATTCAGCCTCGTCGTGCAGGACGTGTCCGAAGGACTGGAGGTACCGGGCGAGGTGGACGCACTCTTCCACCTCGCCTCCCCCGCCTCGCCCGCCGACTATCTGCGCCTCCCCGTCGAGACGCTGAAGGTGGGCTCGCTGGGCACCCTGAACGCACTCGAACTCGCCCGGACCACGGGCGCGCGCTTCCTGGTCTCCTCCACCTCCGAGGTCTACGGCGACCCCGAGGTCCACCCGCAGCCCGAGGGGTACTGGGGGAACGTCAACCCGATCGGCCCCCGCTCCGTCTACGACGAGGCCAAGCGCTTCGGCGAGGCGGCCACCATGGCGTACCGCAGGACGTACGGCGTGGCCACCACCATCGTGCGCATCTTCAACACGTACGGTCCCAGGATGCGCGCCGACGACGGCCGTGCGGTGCCTGCCTTCATCACCCAGGCGCTCGCCGGTGAGCCGTTGACGGTCACCGGCGACGGCGCGCAGACCCGCTCGCTGTGTTACGTCGACGACCTCGTCGAGGGTCTGATCACGGCCCTGGAGCAGGGCCACCCCGGTCCCGTGAACCTGGGCAACCCGGAAGAGGTGACGATGCGTCAACTCGCGCTCACCGTACGGGATGCCTGCGATTCGGAGAGTCCCCTGTCGTTCGTTCCACGCCCCGAGGACGACCCGCAGGTGCGACGCCCGGACATCTCCCGGGCGACCGCCGAACTCGGCTGGGCCCCCCGTACGGAGCTGCGGGAGGGGCTGCGCAGGACCGTCGCATGGTTCCGCCCGACGGCGGCGGACGGCTCTACGGCGCACCGGCCCGAACCCGAGCCGCAGCACGCCCACCCCGAGCCGCGGCACGCCCGTCCCGAGCCGCAGCACCCCCGACGCGAAATGGCGGCAGCCCGATGA